Below is a window of Aeromonas veronii DNA.
CCATTATTCATTTGCGGCGACGTCAGGAGCGGTCACGCCAGCAAGTGGCGCCATGCCAGCTCCAGTTCACACGTACAACAGCCGGAGAGCTTACTGGGCCGGCGGGGTGTAACCTTCGATCTGCACTTCACCCGCGTCAAACAGGTAGCTGACCATCTCTTTTTCCAGCAGTTGGCGATGCTCAAGATTCATCATATTGAGCTTTTTCTCGTTGATCAGCATCACCTGCTTCTTCTGCCACTCGGCCCAGGCTTCCTTGCTGATGTTGTCAAAAATCCGCTTGCCGAGCTCACCGGGATAGAGTTGAAAATCCAGACCCTGGCCCTCTTTTTTCAGGCGTTGGCAAAATACAGTACGGCTCATGTTGACCTCTATGGTTGTAACTCTGGATAGGCGAGCAGACGGGCCGTGGCGGCCGCCAGCCCCACCTCGGCAGGATGGCGTAAGTTATACCAGAGTCGGTTATCTGCTTCCATGAGCCGCAGCGGCTGCGCCTCATCAATGTCAATCAGCAGCGGCTGAATATCGAGATGGAAGTGACTGAAGGTATGGCGAAAACCAGCCAGCTCCCGATAACCGTGATGGCTCAGGCCAAGGGACGCCAGCAGACCATCCACCTCCGCCAGAGAGGCCACCTGCGGGAAGCAGTAGAGCCCGCCCCAGATCCCCTGCGGCGGCCGCTTCTCCAGCAGCAACTCATCGCCATGACGGATCAGCAGCATGATGCCATCGCGAGCCGGAATGCTCTTCTTGGGCTTGCTGTTGGGGTAGACGGTGGGTTTGCCTTGCGACAGCCCCTGGCAATCGGCCCGCACCGGACAGCGATCACAGGCAGGCTTGCTGCGGGTGCAGATCGTGGCCCCGATATCCATCATCGCCTGGTTGTAGTGCGCCACACCCAGCTTGGGAGTGAGCCGGATGGCGATCTCCCACAGCTCGTTCTCCACCTGTTTTTGGCCGGGCCAGCCCGGCAGCGCCAGCCAGCGGGTGAGTACCCGCTTCACGTTGCCATCAAGAATGGCGTGAGGCTGACCGAGGGAGAGCGACAGCACGGCCCCGGCGGTAGAACGACCAATCCCCGGCAGCGCCATCACCTCATCAAAGCGCTCGGGAAAGAGGCCGTGGTGGTGATCGCGGATCTGCTGGGCCGCCTTGTGCAGGTTGCGGGCCCGGGCATAGTAGCCAAGCCCGGTCCAGTGGTGCAGCACCTCGTCGACGGGGGCATCGGCCAGCGCCACCACATCGGGGAAGCGCGCCATAAAACGCTGGTAATAGGGGATCACAGTAGCGACCTGAGTCTGCTGCAGCATGATCTCCGAGACCCAGACCCGGTAAGGGGTCTTCTCCTGCTGCCATGGCAGGGTTTTGCGGCCATGAAGCTCGTACCACTCAAGAACCCGGCTTGCGAAGGTTGATTGATTCACGTTGTTCTCATGTCGTTGATATAAGGGGAACTCTGCGGTTCCTTCGGCTCATCTGACCTGCGCGGGCATGAAAGTCATCCCGCAGGTGCGGCAGCGTAAGGCCTCGTCACGCCCAAGTCAAAGCCGCGCTGACTGGCGCTGCAGGCAGGTGGTGGTCAGGCAGCAAAGCGGTAACAAAGACGATATACTCGGCCCCACGATTGTTGACGGGAGAGACGGTTTGCAGACTTATCTGGTTGGGGGCGCAGTGCGGGATCGCCTGCTGGGATTGCCGCAGGGCGACAGGGATCATCTGGTGGTTGGCGCCACCGTAGAGCAGATGCTGGCGCTGGGTTTTACCCAGGTCGGTCGTGACTTCCCGGTGTTTCTCCACCCCAAAACCCAGCAGGAGTATGCCCTCGCCCGTACCGAACGCAAACAGGGTCAGGGCTACACCGGCTTTGTCTGCCACGCCGCCCCCGACGTGACGCTCGAGCAGGATCTGCTGCGCCGGGATCTCACCATCAACGCCATCGCCGAAGATGATCAGGGCCAGCTTCATGATCCCTACGGTGGCATTGACGATTTGCAAAAACGGCTGCTGCGCCACGTCTCCCCTGCCTTTGCCGAAGATCCGCTGCGCATCTTGCGGGTCGCCCGCTTCGCCGCCCGCTTCCACGCTCAGGGCTTTACCATCGCGCCGGAAACTCTCGCCCTGATGAGCGAGATGACGGCCGCTGGCGAGCTGGCCCACCTCACCCCGGAGCGGGTCTGGAAGGAGCTGGAAAAAGTGCTGCTGGGGCCGACCCCGCAGATCTTTGTCGAGGTGCTGCGCCAATGTGGCGCCCTCAAGGCGCTGTTTCCCGAAATTGATGCGCTGTTTGGCGTCCCTGCCCCGGCCAAGTGGCACCCGGAGATCGACACCGGCATCCACACCCTGATGGTGCTGGAGCAGGCGTGCCGGATCTCCCCGGAATTGACCGTCCGCTTTGCCGCCCTCTGCCACGACCTTGGCAAGGGGCTCACCCCCAAGGAGTTCTGGCCAAGCCATCACGGTCATGGCCAGAAGGGGCTGCCGCTTATTCGCGCCCTGTGCGAGCGGTTCCGGGTTCCCAACGAGTGCCGGGATCTGGCGCTGCTGGTGAGCGATCTGCACACCCACATCCATATCGCCTTTGAGCTCAAGCCCGCCACCCTGCTCAAGGTGTTCGACAAGGCTGATGCCTGGCGTCGCCCCGAGCGCTTTGCCCAGCTGCTGGATGCCTGCCGCGCCGACTTCCACGGCCGCACCGGTTTCGAGGAGCGGGTCTACGCCGAGCCGGACTATGTGGCCGAAGCGCTGGCAGCCGCCCAGGCGGTGCCGGTGAAAGAGATAGTGGCGGCCGGTTTCAAAGGGGAAGAGATCAAGGCGCAGCTGGCCAAAAAGCGGACCGATGCCATCAGCCGGGTCAAGGATGAGTGGACCTTTATCGAAGAGTAATCTCGGCCCCATAACAGACGGCCGCCCTGATGATGAGCTCTGCAAGGAGGGCATCGCCAGGGCGGCCGTTTTGCATCCAGGTTTACATAGGAAGGGGAGTCAGCCCCCTTCTGATGCCGTTATGCCGGACCAATTCGTTCCATCAGGCTCATATGGGATGAGCCATCGTGGCGCTTGAGGTTCTGGCGATACTCGAACTGGCGCTGGCTCTCCTGCTTGAGCCCCAGCATCAGCGAATAGCACATCGCCAACATGATCACCGAGAAGGGCAGCGCCGCTATGATGCTGGCCGCCTGCAAGGCTGCCAGGCCGCCAGAGACCAGCAGGATGGCGGCAACCAGCCCCTGCCCAAGACCCCATACGGCGCGGTGCAGTACCGGCGGCTCCTGATCACCGATGGAGAGCAGGGTGGTGATGACCAGCGTACCCGAGTCACTGGAGGTGATGAAGTAGGTGCAAATGAGCAGGGTCAGCGCGGCCTTGGCGATCCAGCCGAAGGTATCCCAGTGCAGCAGTTCGACCGTCTTGTAAAGCGCCAGCGTCACATCCTGATTGACCGCAGCAACCACGCCGCCACCGCCAAACAGCTCCAGATTCATCGCCGTACCACCAAACACGGTGAGCCAGAATATGCCGAGCAGCGAGGGTACCAGCAGCACGCCAAGCACAAACTCGCGAATGGTACGCCCCTTGGAGATGCGGGCGATAAACATGCCGACAAAGGGCGCCCAGGCAATCCACCAACCCCAGTAAAACGCCGTCCAGCTCGACTGCCAGGCCGAAGTGCCGTTGGCTTCGGTGTTGGTCCAGAAGCTCAGTTTGACGATGTTCTGCAGGTAATCACCGATGTTCTGCACATAGGCGTTGAGGATATAGGTGGTCGGCCCCAGCACCAGAAAGAGTGCGAGTACGAAGACGCTCAGCCAGATATTGAGCTCGGAGAGGATCTTCACTCCACGCCCGACCCCGGAAACCGCCGACAGAGTGGCGATCAGGCTGATACCGCCAATCAGCCAGAGCTGGTTGGACTGCGACACCGCCATACCAAACATCTGGTTGAGGCCGGTATTCATCTGGGAGACCCCCAGGCCAAGGGAGGTCGCCACCCCGAACACGGTACCGAACACCGCCAGCACGTCGGCGGCATGGCCCCAGAAGCCGTAGATGCGATCGCCAAGCAGCGGATAGAGCACGGAACGAATGGCCAGTGGCAGCTTGCGCCGGTAGCTGAAGAAGGCCAGCGACAAGCCGACGATCACATAGATTGCCCATGGATGGAGGCCCCAGTGGAAAAAGGTGAGGCGCATGGCGATCTGGGCCGCTTCCGGGGTCATCCCTTCGGTAATGAACGGATTGCCCTGCAGATGGTTCATCGGCTCGGCGATGCTCCAGAACACCAGACCGATACCCATGCCTGCGCTAAAGAGCATGGAGAACCAGGCGAAGTAGCCGAACTCCGGTACCTGGTCGTCGTCACCCAGCCGGATGCTGCCAAAACGGCTGAACATCAGGTAGACAGCGAAGAACAGGAACAGGGCGACCACCAGAATGTAGTACCACTTGAACCCGGCAATAATCTGATCCTTGGCACCGACAAACCAGGCGGCCGCGGTATCGGGAACAAATACGCCAAACAGCAAAAACAGGGTGATCACGGTGAGGGCCGTCATGGCCATGGTGGGGTTGAGGCCTTTCAATAGCCCTTTGCTTGCTCGCATCCAGCCTCCTTAGTCGTTGTTGAAAAAGTCTTCGCCCACATGATCACCGGCACCGCCGATGGCACGATAGACCAGTTTGCCGGCCGCCTGTTCGCGGTGATCCACCAGCGAAACCGAGGGCTGGCCATTCACGGCGTGACGCTTGCCAAGGAAGATGGCCATGGGGACACCCAGATTGGAGATACCGCTGGTGATCCAGAGGCGGTTGAAGTCGTAAGAGCCACCGATGAACTCCAGCTGTGCCAGGCCGGTATCTAGGCCTGTCAGATAGAAGTTCATGGCACTTTCGTCAGGAAAGAGGTGCACCAGCACATAGGCATAGCGTAATTCATTCACCAACTCCTTTAGGTTGAAAGTACCTGTCTCACTGCAAGAGAGGGGTAACTCACCATCATAGTGGTGTACCTTGAGGTTGTTGGGGTCTTCATCATAGGCAGGCTGATAGCGCACGAAAGCCGAGGTATCCGGCAGTTCATAGCGCACTCTGACCACACGTAACTCGGCCACCAGAGACTTGATATCCAGCTCGTCATTCATCATTTCGCTCCTCAAATGTCAGGGTGAATTCCGTGAAATGTCCGTCAACCTAACACAAAATTGATTAGAGCAGAAATTATTACAACAAAAACCATATTGACCTTGTGACGAATTAGGCGGAAAATTTTGCCCCTCTCCATAGCCCTCCAATGACGCACACCCCATGGAAAAACATGATGAAGTGCTGGTCGCCCTGCGCCAGATTATTCGTGCCATCGACATGCACTCCAGGCGCTTGATCAAAGAAGCCGGGCTCACCTCCCCGCAACTCTTGCTGCTCAAAGGGATCGACGAGTTGGGACAGATCTCCATGCGCCAGCTGGCCGATCACACCAACATGAGTCAGGCCACCGCCACCACCATCATGGACCGATTGGAGAGCCGTCAACTGGTGCAGCGCGTTCGCAGCAATACCGACAAGCGCAAGGTTCACGCGACACTGACTGACGCAGGCCGCGCCCTGCTGGCCCAGGCCCCGACCCCGCTGCAAGAGCGCTTCATCCAGCGTTTTCAAGCGCTGGAAGCGTGGGAGCAGACGCTGCTGCTCTCTTCCCTGCAACGCATTTCCTCCATGATGAATGCAGACGAAATCGACGCCGCCCCGGTGCTGAGCGTCAGACCCCTCACCGAAGAGCAGGCATAAGTTGCTGAACAATTTCAGGTATAAAAAAAGCTCCCGAACGGGAGCTTTTGTCTATCAGGGGCCAAAGAGGATTACTCTTCCAGGCTAATCCCGATATTGGAGACGCCATCCTGAGAGGCGAATGTTCTGATAGCCAGGATACGATCGCTGTCGCGTTCATGGGCAACCCGCTTGAGCAGTTCGACCTGGAACTCCAGCTCGGCTTCCATGTACTCGTGCTCGTAGAGCTCCTCTTCGGTCAGATCCCGCTCTTCCAGCAGCTCGATAAAACCGGCCACCGTACCGACTGAGGCGTGGCTGGCATCGTTGGCCTCTTCGCCAACCCGGCAGATCACCGAGTTGTAGGCGCAGCCCAGCGCAACGCAGGCATCCAGCGCGGGATAGGCGCCATAGGATTCAAACTTGCGGGGATCCGGAATGTGAGACTCGAACTCTTCGAGAATGGCCCCCAGATTGACCCGGGATCCCTTGACGGTGAGGTAGACCCACAGCTGATCCAGCGCATGCCGGAAGGCGCTTGCATTGCCAAAGCCGGAGGCCTGACTAAACAGGGCATAGTTGGGGTACATGCGCTCAGCCAGCGCCAGGGTGTAGACGGTCTGTTGCCAAGGCTGTAGCTCGGCCAGTCGCTTATAAAACTTGTCACCAAACACTGGAGTCGGATCCTTTGCAAAATGTGGGGCAGATTGTAGCCCACGAGGGGCGCGGCGAAAACGAAAAAGCGCCCTGGTCGGCTATGTTGCGAGATGAAGTCAGGTAAGATGGGACGAGAGCGGCATCTTGTTGCGCCGCAAATTCTGATAAGGAACAAGAGTATGAGCCAACGTACCCTTCTTTTGCTCAGCCAGGATAATGCTCACTACGAACGGATGCTCAAGGCCGCCAACCTCCCCCATCTGCGCATTCTGCGGGCCGATAATCCGGGCGATGCCGAAAAACTGATTGGCGAAGCCCATATTCTGATGGCCGAACCGGCCCGCGCCAAACCACTGCTGCCCAAAGCCAACAAGCTGAGCTGGTTCCAGTCCACCTATGCGGGAGTCGATGTGCTGCTCGACCCTGACAGTCGCCGCGACTATCAGCTCACCAATGTGCGCGGCATCTTCGGCCCACTGATGAGCGAGTATGTCTTTGGTCATCTGCTCAGCCTGATGCGCCAAATTCCCCTTTATCGGGAGCAGCAGAAACAGCGGCTGTGGCAGAGCCATCCCTATCAGGGCCTCAAGGGGCGCACCATGCTGATCCTGGGTACCGGTAGCATTGGCCAGCATATCGCCCACACCGGCAAACATTTTGGCATGAAGGTGCTGGGCATCAGCCGCAGCGGTCGGGAGCGGGCCGGGTTTGATCAGGTTTATCAGTTGCCTGCGCTCAACAAGATGCTGGCGCAGGCCGATGTCATCGTCAGCGTGCTACCGGCCACCCGCGATACCCGCCATCTGTTCAATGCCGCGCGCTTCGAACACTGCAAACCGGGCGCCATCCTGTTCAACGTCGGTCGCGGCAGCGCCGTCCACTCGGGTGACCTGCTCACCGCACTGCGTACCGGCAAGCTGGCGATGGCGGTGCTGGATGTGTTCGAGCAGGAGCCGCTACCCGCCGACAGTCCGCTGTGGGGACAACCCAACCTCATCGTCACCCCTCACAACAGCGCCTACAGCTTCCCAGAGGATGTGGCCCAGATCTTCGTGCGCAACTACATCCGCTTTATCGATGGCCAGCCGCTCGACGGCAAAATAGACTTCGACAAGGGTTACTGAGCCTCACTGCGCATGCAAAAGGCCCCGCCAATCTGGCGGGGCCTTTTCATTTCAGGCAGTGACGACAGGTATCAACCCGCGGCCAGCTCCTTGCGGTAGCTCTTCACCTTGGCAAGGAACTGACGACGCTCCTTGCCGCTGAGCGGTTCAGCCATCGGCAGCTTGGCGGTCATGGCATTGACCGGGCGGTTGTTGATCCGCAGTTCGTAGTGCAGGTGAGCACCGGTAGAACGACCGGTGTTGCCGGAAAGGCCGATCTTGTCGCCCATCTTCACCCGTTGGCCCGGCTTGACCAGCAGCTTGCTCAGGTGCAGATAGCGGCTCGCCAGGGTACGGCCATGTTTGATCACCACATAGGTCCCCGCCAGCGGGTGGCTGGTCGCCTTCTGGACAATACCATCGCCGGTCGCCAGCACTGGTGTACCCACCGGCAGCGCGAAGTCAGTCCCTTCGTGGGGACGGATCACACCGGTCACCGGGTGTTTGCGCGCTGGGTTGAAATTGGAACTGATCCGATAGCGGCTGTGGGTCGGGTAGCGGCGGAAACCGCGCTCCAGACTGTTGCCCTGACCATCGTAATAGTTGCCATCCTCAGCCAGCCAGGCTGACACATTCTCGCCCTGGCTAATCACTTCCACCCCCAGCAGTTGGCTGTTGCCGGTGCTCTTGCCTTCCACCGTCTCCTGGCGTACCAGCACTTTGAACTTGTCGCCCTTCTGCAGATCCTTGGCGAAATTCATTCGCCACTGGAACAGGTTGGCAATTTTCTGGATATGGTTGGCCGGAATACCCGCATTACGGGCACTGACATAGAAGCTGCCGTTGATCACCCCATTGTAACGCTGCGGTTGCCACTCGACCTTCTCATTGATCATGGAGGCGGTATAGGCATCTTCGCTGCGTGCCATCACCAGCGTCTGCTTGATATTCAGGCGGATTTTGAGTTGCTGCAGGATGTTGTCCGGATCGACCAGCAGCTCGATGGTCTGTCCCGGCTTGAGCTGCGCCAGATAGTTCTTGTTATCAGCGTCCAGCACCTTGTAGAGAGTGGTGGTGGAGAGGCCGAGATTGTTAAAAATGGCGGTCAGGTTTTCACCGTTGCGCACCTGGTAATCCTGCCACTGGGGCGTCGTGTCGTCCGGAATGTCGTCATCCGGCGCACTCTGATCAACCAGTTCGTGATCGGGGATTTCGTTAAAATCGGTGTTGTTTTCGTTGGTTGCCGTACCGGCGGTATCAATGGGCAACTCGAGACGCAGCGGCCGCTCAAGGATATCACCCGGAGCTGGCAATAATGCCACTGCTGACAGGGTCATGGCCGTCAGCACCAGCATGGCGTAAAAATGTTTGCGGGGAACCGGTGGTTCCCAATTGGCTGCCTGTAGAGCCAAGGGACGGAGACGTTTCATCCGCTATCCTGTCTTTATATCTGAAGAGTGTGAGTTGCGATGCGGTAGTACCAAATCCGCATAAAACTGTCTGTTTGACAAAAAACGATACAAATAGTTCATCGCAATCTGCATGAATTTCACATTTTATGCATAACCAGCTCGGATGGGCAGAAATGATCGTCTTTTTTAACCATTTTTTCCTATTTTTAAGAGCCAGCTCGCCATAGAGTCAGAATAAAAACAGCAAATGTTGCAATAAATTTTCCATGGAGTGGATATGTCGTTAGCAAAATTATTAATCAGAATAATTGTCGTCCTGTTCCTGATCGGTGCGGCGCTGCTGTTTGCACTGGAAGTCACGACAGTCCGCCAGTCCATCCTCGACCAGATGTCAGCCAACCTGGAAACCTCCATCACCGCGCTCGGGCTGGTGCTGCAAGGTACCCTGCTCAATGATGACAATGTGCTGGCCGAAACCATCATCAATGCCATGTTCGATGGCGGCTTCGTCAGCTCGGTCACCCTGATCGATCCCGATGGTCAGTTGCTGTTTCAGAAGGTCTTCCACTCGACCCAGCAAAATGTTCCCGGCTGGCTGCCCTCGGTTATCGGCATGCCGCCGGTCAAAATTGAGCAAGAGTTGACCGATGGCTGGCGCATGCTGGGCACCCTGACACTGGAGGGGCATAGCGGCTACGCCTACCAGCACCTGTGGAATGCCATCAGCCGCACCGCTCTGGCACTGCTGGCAGGCCTCGTTGTATTTACCCTGATCATCTCCCTGGTGTGCAAACGCCTGCTGCACCCCCTGGCGCAGATCAACCTGCAGCTGATCCGGATCCGCAAACACCAGTTCAACCGCACCCTGCCCATCCCCTGGTTGCAGGATCTCAAAGAGGTGGCGATCTCCATCAACCAACTGGTCTCCGAACGTAAACGGGATCTGCTGCAACAGCGACTCAAGGTCACCCAACTGGGAAAACAGCTTCCACTGACTCACCCGCAGCCGCTGCAAGGGTTAAGCCCGTTACCAGAAGGTGGGCAACTGCAAAAATTTGTCTCAACTCAAGGGGATATCGCGATCTATCAGCGCTTTTTACCCAACCAGCATCTCGGCGCCGACAGCGAGCTCGCGATCGTCCTGGCCGCCCTGCAACAGTGGCAGCACTCTCATATAGAGGGGATCTTGCTGCCCCTCTCCCTGCTCAATCATCCGCAATGGTCAGAGATCGCCCCCCTGCTGAGCCAGGGCCGAGGTACAACGCTGGATTGGCGCTGGGATGTGGCCACGTTCCCCTCCCATGGCCAGTCTACCTTGGCGGCACTACAGGAACAGGGGTGTGAGCTCGCCTTCAGCGCCATTCCCCTCAATGCGGATACCTTCAATCAACTTGACCCGCTCAATCCCATCTTTATCAGCTGCCAGCTGACCGATGAGCCGCTCTACTGGAATCTACTCTCCCAGACCATGCATGCCGCCGGTTATACCCTGCTGGCAGAATCTGGAGAGTGTCGCGACATCGACAAACTGCGGACCTGGGGTATCGATGGTTATGCCAAGGAGGCGCAATCATGAAAAAGCTCGCCATGCTGTTGCCTCTGTTTTGGCAACCCGGGTTAATGGCTGAAACCGTCACTATTGGCACTGGTGGTGAGCAGGGCATCTATCACCAGATAACCAGAGAGTTCTGCCGTCTGGCCCATGAGGTCGACGAGCAACTTGCGTGCAAACTGCAGGCCACATCGGGTTCAATAGAGAACCTGCAACGCGTGAGGCGCGGCGAAGTCTCCTATGCCATGGTGCAGTCAGACTGGCTCTATCAGGCCAGCAAGGGCTTGGGCCCCTTTGCCGAACAGCCACAACCTGAGCTGCGCGCGCTGTTTGCTAGCCATGCTGAGCCCTTCACCATAGTGATCCGTGCCGATGGCGATATCACGTCACTGGAACAGCTCAAACTCGCCCCCATCGACATGGGGTTGAAGAGCTCGGGTACCCGCCAGACGGCGCTGGCCCTGTTCAACATCTTGGGAGCGAAAGAGCAGGATCTCGACCTGAAGAGCGTGGCCAACCTGCCGGATGCGCTCTGTAGCAAGCAGATCGACGCATTTGCACTGGTGATGGGACACCCGAACCGGATCGTGCTCGACACCGCCAAACGTTGCGCGGTCAGTTTCCTCCCCATCGATGGGGCCACCCGAGATCAGCTACTCAAGGGGGTCAAATATTACCAACGCAGTCAGGTACCCGCCCGCATCTACCCCGGCAATCTGAAGGCGACACCCACCTTTGCCATTGCCGCCACCCTGGTTACCAATGCAGCTATGCCGGAAGAGTCTGTCTATCGCTTGACCAAGGCCATGCTGACCCAGCAGACCAAGTTCAATGAGCAGACTTATGGCTACGCCAATATGTTTCACCGGGCACGTAATAAAACCGGCCCGGTGCTGAGCATTGAACAGCATCCGGGCGCGGCGAAATATTTCGAGGAGTTGAAAGCGGCGGGCAAGCTATAGCTGACGACGGGGAGAGCGCAGTTGCTCGCTGGAAAAACGGGTCTTCATCGATGTCCACTGCGCCAGCCGGTCGGCGCTCCCCGCCAACGTTCCTTCCCGCCGTGACTTCATGATCCAGATGCTTTTGGCATCGAAGCTGTAAACGGGGATGAGATCGGTACGCTTGCTGCCGGGCAGGATCCGGCTGTTGATGTTATCGAGCACCAGCGGATCTGATTTGGGGGTCGGGAAGTAGAGCGTCACCATGTGAAACCGGTTGTAACGCACCGCCTTGACGTAGGCCAGCCGCAGCCTCTTCTCATCCACCCCCAACTCCATCAGGGTGTAGTACTTGGCGATGCTATAATCCTCGCAATCCCCACCCCGGGCACCGATGAACTCCAGCGGATTGGCCCAGTAATCCTCATCCCCCCACAACCAGGGGTCCTCGCTGTAGGTCAGATTGTTGAAGTAGGTGTTCACCAGCTCGATCTTCTGCTGGTCAGTTGTTCCCGCTCTGGGGGTGAGCAGACGAGAAAATGCCTCGGCCCGCTGGATGGCGCGGCCACCATACACGTCCTGCAGCTTGGCCCGCAGATCCGGGCTGGCAATGTACTCGGAAAGACGCGAAGCCTGCACGCTGGCGCAACATAGCGCCAAGGTGCAGGCCGGGATCAACAACCATTTCATACCAGACACTCCATGTCAGATGCTGGTGGTCAGTATAGTCCGCCCGAATGAGAGACTCAGCCGCTGATCAGCGACACTGGGCGAAGGCGTCTGCCAGTTGCTGCATGAATTGGGGATAACCATCCGGGCCGAGCGGCACCTGTTCACCCACCTCATCCAGCAACAGCACCTTGGCGCCGGTATTGCGTGCCACCGATTCGATCACCGCCGGTGAGAATTGCGGCTCGGCATAAATGCAGCTCGCCTGCTTCTCTTCCAGTGCCTTGCGTATATCCACCAGGGTCTTGGCGCCCGGGCGACGCTCAGGGCTCACGGTAAAGTGACCCTTTGAACTCATGCCGTAGTGGCGCTCCCAGTAGCCATACGCCTCGTGGAAGACAAAGTACCCCTTCTCATTCACCGCCTTCATCTGGCCAGCAATCACCTTGTCTTTGGCATCCACCTTGGCATCAAATACCGCGAGGTTGGCGTCATAACGAGCCTGATTGGCCGGATCCAGCTTGCCCAATTCACTTGCGATCGCCTTGGCAATCACTTTGGCCTGCGTCGGGCCAAGCCAGATATGGGGATCGACCCCTTCGTGATGATGTCCCTCATGCCCTTCATCATGGTCACCGTGCTCGTGAGCGGCATGATCGTGATCATCATGGTCATGGGAATCGTGACTATCCTGAGTCGCGTAGTTGAACAGCGGCATCCCCTCAACCTGAGTCAGGGCCAGAGCATGGGGATGATTGGCCAGCGGCTTGGCCATAAAACCTTCCAGCTCGGGGCCAACCCAGACCACCAGCCCAGCACTGTTGATGCTGCG
It encodes the following:
- a CDS encoding TAXI family TRAP transporter solute-binding subunit, which produces MKKLAMLLPLFWQPGLMAETVTIGTGGEQGIYHQITREFCRLAHEVDEQLACKLQATSGSIENLQRVRRGEVSYAMVQSDWLYQASKGLGPFAEQPQPELRALFASHAEPFTIVIRADGDITSLEQLKLAPIDMGLKSSGTRQTALALFNILGAKEQDLDLKSVANLPDALCSKQIDAFALVMGHPNRIVLDTAKRCAVSFLPIDGATRDQLLKGVKYYQRSQVPARIYPGNLKATPTFAIAATLVTNAAMPEESVYRLTKAMLTQQTKFNEQTYGYANMFHRARNKTGPVLSIEQHPGAAKYFEELKAAGKL
- a CDS encoding transglutaminase-like cysteine peptidase, with the translated sequence MKWLLIPACTLALCCASVQASRLSEYIASPDLRAKLQDVYGGRAIQRAEAFSRLLTPRAGTTDQQKIELVNTYFNNLTYSEDPWLWGDEDYWANPLEFIGARGGDCEDYSIAKYYTLMELGVDEKRLRLAYVKAVRYNRFHMVTLYFPTPKSDPLVLDNINSRILPGSKRTDLIPVYSFDAKSIWIMKSRREGTLAGSADRLAQWTSMKTRFSSEQLRSPRRQL
- the znuA gene encoding zinc ABC transporter substrate-binding protein ZnuA, producing the protein MRIIALFTALLAVSLPVRAIEVLTTIKPLGFIAAAITDGVSEPKVLLPTGASPHDFSLRPSDIRSINSAGLVVWVGPELEGFMAKPLANHPHALALTQVEGMPLFNYATQDSHDSHDHDDHDHAAHEHGDHDEGHEGHHHEGVDPHIWLGPTQAKVIAKAIASELGKLDPANQARYDANLAVFDAKVDAKDKVIAGQMKAVNEKGYFVFHEAYGYWERHYGMSSKGHFTVSPERRPGAKTLVDIRKALEEKQASCIYAEPQFSPAVIESVARNTGAKVLLLDEVGEQVPLGPDGYPQFMQQLADAFAQCR